A window from Camelus dromedarius isolate mCamDro1 chromosome 9, mCamDro1.pat, whole genome shotgun sequence encodes these proteins:
- the KCNA2 gene encoding potassium voltage-gated channel subfamily A member 2, translating into MTVATGDPADEAAALPGHPQDTYDPEADHECCERVVINISGLRFETQLKTLAQFPETLLGDPKKRMRYFDPLRNEYFFDRNRPSFDAILYYYQSGGRLRRPVNVPLDIFSEEIRFYELGEEAMEMFREDEGYIKEEERPLPENEFQRQVWLLFEYPESSGPARIIAIVSVMVILISIVSFCLETLPIFRDENEDMHGSGVTFHTYSNSTIGYQQSTSFTDPFFIVETLCIIWFSFEFLVRFFACPSKAGFFTNIMNIIDIVAIIPYFITLGTELAEKPEDAQQGQQAMSLAILRVIRLVRVFRIFKLSRHSKGLQILGQTLKASMRELGLLIFFLFIGVILFSSAVYFAEADERESQFPSIPDAFWWAVVSMTTVGYGDMVPTTIGGKIVGSLCAIAGVLTIALPVPVIVSNFNYFYHRETEGEEQAQYLQVTSCPKIPSSPDLKKSRSASTISKSDYMEIQEGVNNSNEDFREENLKTANCTLANTNYVNITKMLTDV; encoded by the coding sequence ATGACAGTGGCCACCGGAGACCCAGCAGACGAGGCTGCTGCCCTCCCTGGGCACCCGCAGGACACCTATGACCCAGAGGCAGACCACGAGTGCTGTGAGAGGGTGGTGATCAACATCTCAGGGCTGCGGTTTGAGACCCAGCTAAAGACCTTAGCCCAGTTTCCAGAGACCCTCTTAGGAGACCCAAAGAAGCGGATGAGATACTTTGACCCTCTCCGGAACGAGTACTTTTTCGATCGGAACCGCCCGAGCTTTGATGCCATTTTGTACTACTACCAGTCTGGGGGCCGGTTGAGGCGACCTGTGAATGTGCCCTTAGATATATTCTCTGAAGAAATTCGGTTTTATGAGCTGGGAGAAGAAGCGATGGAGATGTTTCGGGAGGATGAAGGCTACATCAAAGAGGAAGAGCGTCCTCTGCCTGAAAATGAGTTTCAGAGACAGGTGTGGCTTCTCTTCGAATACCCAGAGAGCTCAGGGCCTGCCAGGATTATAGCTATTGTATCTGTCATGGTGATCTTGATCTCAATCGTCAGCTTCTGCCTGGAGACGTTGCCCATATTCCGCGATGAGAATGAAGACATGCATGGCAGTGGAGTGACCTTCCATACCTATTCTAACAGCACCATTGGGTACCAGCAGTCCACTTCCTTCACCGACCCTTTCTTCATCGTAGAGACCCTCTGCATCATCTGGTTCTCCTTTGAATTCCTGGTGAGGTTCTTTGCCTGTCCCAGCAAAGCCGGCTTCTTCACCAACATCATGAACATCATTGACATTGTGGCCATCATCCCCTACTTCATCACCCTGGGCACAGAGCTGGCTGAGAAGCCAGAGGATGCTCAGCAGGGCCAGCAGGCCATGTCGCTAGCCATCCTTCGTGTCATCCGGTTGGTaagagtctttaggattttcaaGTTGTCCAGACACTCCAAAGGTCTCCAGATTCTAGGTCAGACCCTCAAAGCCAGCATGAGAGAATTGGGCCTCCTGATATTCTTCCTCTTCATCGGGGTCATCCTTTTCTCTAGTGCTGTCTATTTCGCAGAGGCCGATGAGCGAGAGTCCCAGTTCCCCAGCATCCCGGATGCCTTCTGGTGGGCAGTCGTCTCCATGACAACTGTAGGCTATGGAGACATGGTTCCAACTACCATTGGGGGAAAGATCGTGGGTTCCCTGTGTGCAATTGCAGGTGTGTTAACCATTGCCTTACCGGTCCCCGTCATAGTGTCCAATTTCAACTACTTCTACCAccgggagacagagggagaggagcaGGCCCAGTACTTGCAGGTGACAAGCTGTCCAAAGATCCCATCCTCCCCTGACCTAAAGAAAAGTAGAAGTGCCTCTACCATTAGTAAGTCTGATTACATGGAGATCCAGGAGGGGGTAAACAACAGTAATGAGGACTTTAGAGAGGAAAACTTGAAGACAGCCAACTGCACTTTGGCTAATACAAACTATGTGAATATTACCAAAATGTTAACTGATGTCTGA